The Pseudoxanthobacter soli DSM 19599 sequence TGCGTTCTGCGTCCAACGGCTCCTCGGGAGGTGAAATGTCCCTGATCACGAAAGTCGGCCTCGCAGCCGAAATCGCCGCCTATGCGGAGCGGAACGGCCCGGTGACCATCGGGCTCGCCGGTGCAGGCCAGATGGGCACGGACATCGTGGTCCAGCTGGCGCTGATTCCGGGCGTCCGGCTCGGCGCGGTGTCCGAGGTTCGCGGCGAGGCCGCCGTCGAGGCGCTGCTGATGTCCGGCCGCAGCCGCGCCGACATCGTCGAGGTGTCGAGCGCGACGGCGATCGATGCGGCGATCGAAAGCGGCCGCGTGGCGCTGACCGGCGACTACAAGGCGCTCTGCGGCGCCGGCCTGATCGACGTCGTGATCGACGCCACCGGCAATCCTAATATCGGAACGGAAATCGCACTCAACGCCATGGCGAACGGCAAGCACGTCGTCATGCTGAACGTCGAGGCGGACATCACCATCGGCCGCTTCCTCAAGGAAGAGGCGCGCAAGGCCGGTGTCGTCTACACTGGCGCGGCGGGTGACGAGCCGGCGGCGACGCTGGAGATCATCGGCTTCGCGCAGTCGCTCGGCTTCGAGATCGTCGCCGCGGGCAAGGGCAAGAACAACCCCCTCAAGTTCGACGCGATGCCGGACGCCTATGAGGAGGAAGCCCGCCGCCGCAACATGAACGCGCGGATGCTGGTCGAGTTCGTCGACGGCTCCAAGACCATGATCGAGATGGTCGCGGTCGCCAACGCCACCGGCCTGGTGCCCGACGTTCCGGGCATGCACGGGCCTGCCGCCACGCGCGAGGAGCTCGCGCAGGTGCTCTGCACCAAGGAAGACGGCGGCATCCTCAGCCGGTCCGGCGTGGTCGACTATTCCATCGGCAAGGGCGTCGCGCCCGGCGTGTTCTGCGTGGTGAAGCCCCGTCACCCCCGGGTGCTGGAGCGCATGACCGACCTCAAGGTCGGCCCCGGCCCCTGCTACACGATCCTGCGCCCCTATCACCTGACCAGCCTGGAAGTGCCGCTTTCGGCGATCCGCTCGGTGATGTCGCGCCGTCCGGATATGGAGCCGGTGGACCGTCCCGTCGCCGAATGCGCGGCCGTCGCCAAGCGCGATCTCACGCCGGGCCAGACCTTGGGCAAGATCGGCGAGTACGATTATCGCGGCTTCGCGATGACTTGGGAAGGTGCCCGTGACGGTGGCGCGCTGCCGCTCGGCCTTGCGGAGCGGGCGCGGGTTCTGCGGCCGATCAAGGCCGGTGAGCGCCTGACCTACGAGAACTGCGCACCGGACGACTCGCTGCTCGTGACGCAGATCCGTCGCCGGCTCGACCAGTCCGACGCACGGTTCCTCGCCGCCTGATTTCGACGCCCCCGCAGCGTCCCGGCGCTTCGGGACGCGGGGATCGAACGCCCGGCGACGGGCGAACGCAGACGCCTGCCCCGGAGCCGGCCGCGGGACGCGGCCGGGCTTGATGGGGTCGACTCTCTCCAATCCAGGAGGTGAACCATGGCCCAGATGCCCGCAGCATCGAAAGCTCTGGCCCCCGAGGCTTCGGCCCGGAACGTTGCCGGCCCCGGTTCCGCCGCCCCGGCGGCGTCTGGCGCCGTGCCCAATCTGCCGGCGGTCTACCGGCGCCTGAGCGCCGCCCAGCTTCGCGATGCGCTCTACAAGATGCACCTCATCCGCCGGTTCGAGGAAGGTGCCGAGCAGGCCTACATGAGGGGCCTCATCCACGGCACCATGCACCTTTCGATCGGTCAGGAGGCAAGTGCCGTCGGCGCCTGCACGCCGCTCACCGATGCCGACTACATCACCTCGACTCACCGCGGCCATGGCCATTGCATCGGCAAGGGCGCCGATGTGAAGCGGATGTTTGCGGAGTTCTTCGGCAAGGAGGACGGCTATTGCCGCGGCCGCGGCGGCTCCATGCACATCGCCGATCCCTCCAAGGGCAATCTCGGTGCGAACGGCATCGTCGGCGGCGGCATTCCGATCGCGGTCGGCGCGGCCCTCTCGGCGAAGAAACGCGGCACGGACAATGTCGTCATCTCGTTCTTCGGAGACGGCGCCAACAACGAAGGCGCCTTCCACGAGGCGCTGAACATGGCGTCCGTCTGGAAGCTGCCCGTGGTGTTCTTCTGCGAGAACAACCGCTACGGCATGTCGACCTCCACCGAGCGATCGACAGCCGTGCCGAACATCGCCGACCGCGCGTCGGCCTACGCGATGCCGGGCGTGATCGTCGACGGCAACCGTTTCGCCGACGTCGCAACGGCCACCTTCGAGGCGGTCGACCGCGCGCGGGCCGGCGGCGGACCGACCCTGATCGAGAGCAAGACCTACCGCATTCGCGGCCACTCGCGTTCGGACCGGAACCGCTATCGCACCAAGGAAGA is a genomic window containing:
- a CDS encoding NAD(P)H-dependent oxidoreductase is translated as MSLITKVGLAAEIAAYAERNGPVTIGLAGAGQMGTDIVVQLALIPGVRLGAVSEVRGEAAVEALLMSGRSRADIVEVSSATAIDAAIESGRVALTGDYKALCGAGLIDVVIDATGNPNIGTEIALNAMANGKHVVMLNVEADITIGRFLKEEARKAGVVYTGAAGDEPAATLEIIGFAQSLGFEIVAAGKGKNNPLKFDAMPDAYEEEARRRNMNARMLVEFVDGSKTMIEMVAVANATGLVPDVPGMHGPAATREELAQVLCTKEDGGILSRSGVVDYSIGKGVAPGVFCVVKPRHPRVLERMTDLKVGPGPCYTILRPYHLTSLEVPLSAIRSVMSRRPDMEPVDRPVAECAAVAKRDLTPGQTLGKIGEYDYRGFAMTWEGARDGGALPLGLAERARVLRPIKAGERLTYENCAPDDSLLVTQIRRRLDQSDARFLAA
- a CDS encoding thiamine pyrophosphate-dependent dehydrogenase E1 component subunit alpha; translation: MAQMPAASKALAPEASARNVAGPGSAAPAASGAVPNLPAVYRRLSAAQLRDALYKMHLIRRFEEGAEQAYMRGLIHGTMHLSIGQEASAVGACTPLTDADYITSTHRGHGHCIGKGADVKRMFAEFFGKEDGYCRGRGGSMHIADPSKGNLGANGIVGGGIPIAVGAALSAKKRGTDNVVISFFGDGANNEGAFHEALNMASVWKLPVVFFCENNRYGMSTSTERSTAVPNIADRASAYAMPGVIVDGNRFADVATATFEAVDRARAGGGPTLIESKTYRIRGHSRSDRNRYRTKEEIESWQQRDPIALFEAELTEFGLLGADDIAAVHAGVETEIAEAIRFATESPAPSVSELTRFVYTEENKV